The Aureispira anguillae genome contains a region encoding:
- a CDS encoding pyridoxal phosphate-dependent decarboxylase family protein, which yields MNKYWRKQSEEEMKSRIFKALENNINYDKHPILGVPASYLDEKVFNQDASFVKDAPFISTLIQNPNHIGCHTLGKSESFFQGTQTIEQELIELCAVDILKGEPNAQDGYVASGGTEANIQAIWIYRNYFCGQFSAKREEICILCSEDSHYSMDKAANLLAIDIFKVAVEQDTRTINKATIKEAILNAQQNGKKHFIVVSNMMTTMFGSIDPINLYIEALEELNCHFKIHIDGAYGGFYYPFSEQDNQLTFQNPHISSFTLDAHKMAQAPYGTGIFLIRKGYMENANTQEASYVEGEDYTLIGSRSGANAVAVWMILMKNGPFGWQEKIFILQKRTAWMCQQLEQLNIGYYRHPKSNIITIKSECIDEKTASKFGLVPDNHSAAQWFKIVIMEHVTIEKLMLLIEDIKKLTPELQ from the coding sequence ATGAATAAGTATTGGCGAAAGCAATCCGAAGAAGAAATGAAATCAAGAATTTTTAAAGCTCTTGAAAACAACATTAATTATGACAAACACCCCATCCTTGGGGTTCCTGCTTCCTACTTGGACGAAAAGGTTTTTAATCAGGATGCCTCTTTTGTAAAGGATGCTCCTTTTATTTCAACCTTGATCCAAAATCCTAACCATATTGGTTGCCATACCTTGGGGAAATCAGAATCTTTTTTTCAAGGAACGCAAACGATAGAACAAGAGTTGATAGAGCTTTGTGCTGTTGACATTCTAAAAGGTGAGCCTAATGCCCAAGATGGTTACGTTGCCTCTGGAGGAACAGAAGCAAATATTCAAGCAATATGGATCTATAGAAATTACTTTTGTGGTCAATTTTCTGCAAAACGAGAAGAAATTTGCATTCTGTGTAGTGAGGACAGCCATTATTCAATGGACAAAGCTGCCAATTTATTGGCGATAGATATTTTTAAAGTAGCGGTTGAGCAGGATACTAGAACCATCAATAAGGCAACCATTAAGGAAGCTATCCTCAACGCTCAACAAAATGGAAAAAAACATTTTATTGTCGTTTCCAATATGATGACAACAATGTTTGGCTCTATAGATCCTATCAATCTATATATAGAGGCTTTGGAGGAATTAAATTGTCATTTTAAAATTCATATAGATGGTGCTTATGGCGGCTTTTATTATCCTTTTTCAGAGCAGGATAATCAATTGACCTTCCAAAATCCTCATATATCTTCCTTTACATTAGACGCCCACAAAATGGCACAAGCTCCTTATGGAACGGGGATATTTTTGATTCGAAAAGGCTATATGGAAAATGCCAACACCCAAGAAGCAAGCTATGTAGAAGGAGAAGACTATACTCTAATTGGTAGTCGATCAGGAGCAAATGCAGTGGCTGTTTGGATGATTTTAATGAAAAATGGTCCCTTTGGATGGCAAGAAAAGATTTTTATTCTACAGAAAAGAACCGCATGGATGTGTCAACAATTAGAACAGTTAAATATTGGTTATTATAGACATCCTAAATCTAATATTATTACCATTAAGAGTGAGTGCATCGATGAAAAGACAGCTTCTAAATTTGGCTTAGTTCCCGATAATCACTCCGCAGCTCAATGGTTCAAAATTGTAATTATGGAACATGTTACTATTGAAAAACTGATGCTTTTAATTGAAGACATCAAAAAGTTAACCCCAGAACTTCAGTAA